The sequence GAGAAGGAAGAGGataaaatgagcaaatgaataatTGCTcaattgtgcccaactctttgcgacaccatgtaCTACACAGTTcgtggaatgctccaggccagaatactagagtgggtacctgttcctttctccaggggatcttcccagcccagggatcaaacccaagtctcctgcattgcagacggattctttaccagctgagccactagggaagcccaaatgagtaataaatcccaCTATTTTCTGGCACTTACTGCTATGCTAGGCAAATTAGTGCCAAGTATTTTTCATTCTGGATCCTCATAAAATTCTatgaggaaagttatgaccaacctagacagcatattaaaaagcagagacattactctgtcaacaaaggttcgtctagtcaaggctatggtttttccagtggtcatgtatggatgtgagagttggactataaagaaagctgagagccaaagaattggtgcttttgaactatggtgttggaaaagacttaatcccttggactgcaaggagatccagccagtccatcctaaaggagatcagtcctaggtgttcactgcaaggactgatgtcgaggctgaaactctgatactctggccacctgatgcaaagagctgactcatttgaaaagaccctgatgctgggaaagactgagggcaggaggagaagaggacgacagaggatgacatggttggatggcatcaccgactcgatggacatgggtttgggtgaactccaggagttgatgatggacagggaggcctggcgtactacagttcatggggtcgcaaagagtcggacatgactgagtgactgaactgaactgaaggtacaAGTATTTCTGTCTTACAGAGGCATGCCCAAGATGCGCAATTAATGGTGGAGTCAGGACTCGCATCTTTGTCTGGACTTCAAAGACTGGTCTTAACCTTATAAAATTATAAGCCTCTAAACAGATGGGGCCAGAATGGTTAAGAAAACAACTGCTCAACAAtgaccacaaaataaaaatattttgaaaaataaaacattaccaTCTGAACAGCACTGATATATTGCTTTTGTTCCACGTAGATGTGTGCTAGGTTCAACCACACATCACTGATATCTGCTGTTGCTTCTCTTACTTGGGCAAATACATCACGAGCTTCACGGAAATATCCTTTGTGGGCCAAAACAGCTCCTAAAGTTATAAAAGGTTCACGGAATTAGAACTTCCTATTTGTAGCCAAAAAAACAACTAGAGAGAAATTCTGATCTACAAATATCCTTCCAAAAGCATTTATTTCACAATTATGGATATCCAAATCTTATAATTACCTATGCCATTAGCAGCGTATAGATTCTTTGCATCATTTCTGAGTACTTGTTTGTAGATAGCCAGAGCACGATCTTGATGACGCTTTTCctataaaaagattattttaaaaattcaaataagaaTCAAGTAAGCATcaactttgttttaaagaaatgaaaagagattaCCTTTTCTCTGTCTCGGGTGGGCTGATGCAAAGTTTGAAGCCAGACATTGCCAAGGGCCAGCATAGAATAAGTGTCACTCTGAGTAGCTGGTTGTTTTAATATCCTCTCAAATTTCTTCTGGCCTGGACCCCATTCTTGTTTTGCTAAATGAAGATTACCAATCAAAGACCAAGCATCTGGATGGTCCTAAAAACACACATATAAGAAGAAGCAAAATCTGTAATTTGGATTCGGAGATCAACCATCTTTCCACAACAGCTGATTCCTGGAGAGGTTTATAGGCTACATTTAcaacagtgtttttcaaactgagAGCTGAGATGGATTAATGACTTGTAAAATCAATTTAGTGTTTAGTTATTAGCAtaagaaatgcaataaaatggAATACAGTAAAAATATCAACGCACTGCCTAGGGCAAGAACTCATACTGATTTGTAAAATTTTGATCTCAGCTGtttgtatacacatgtgtgtgtgtactaggCTGTGACACGAAATCTAATTCTCACTGTGGGCCACAATCCAAACATCTAGATGACTCTAGAccctttgaagtgaagtgaaaagttgctcagctgtatctgactctgcaaccccatggactatatagcccgtggaattctccaggccagaatactggagtgggtggcttttcccttctccaggggctcttcccatcccagggatcaaacccaggtctccctcattgcaggaagattctttaccagctgagccacaagggaaactcaagaatactggagtgggtagcctatcgcttctccagcagatcttcctgacccaggaattgaaccaggatctcctgcattgcaggctgattctttaccaactaagctctCAGGAAGCCCTTTagtatctttaaaaagtaaatgaaaaaaaaaaaaggggatgCCAACCTAGACAGCCATTAAAAAACTGATTTACTGAAGGAAAATGGTGaagtaattattttttcaaaccCAAGAGTTATTATTACCAACCTGATTAATCTGAAGAGCTTCCTTAAACCAATCTGATGCCTCATAAAAGTTTCCTTTATCTCTAGCCATTGCTCCTAGGCGCAGATAGCCTGAAAATACACAAGttcttatgtttaaaatattagctataaagTAGGATCATAATTTTAAagttgtacttttaaaataattgcttttcaTTAACACATCACAGGTGAAAAAATATCAAGCATCGATATAACTAATTAAATATCTAATAAGTTAAAGTGCAACTTCGACACCACCAAACCTTCCTGTTTGAAATCTCAGATTCTCTCTTCTACTCCATTCCCCAAGCTGGCACTCTGGATCAAGTCATTATCTCAAGctaagttattttaaaagcttGGCATTGTTTTGTTTCCAATTTCTCTCTGATATACAGCATTGTGCTTGGCATATCACACAATAGTGAAGACATACTACTAAGGGATTACTAGTTAGAAAACCTAGGCTCTAACTATGTCTCTTTcccttaaatgattttaaaagttaaagtgtCAGCCGCTcaatcgtatccaactctttgcaaccccacggattgtaggaggcaggatcctctgtccatgggattctccaggcaagaatactgcggtggattgtccttccttcttcaggggatcttcccgacccagggattgaacccaggactcctgcattgcaggcatattctttaccatctgagccaccaaggagtgCCACACAAATGTCAAATTgttattttttccagaaaatgtcACTCTCTCAAGAAACCAACGATGGTTTACAGTTGCCTATCAACTCAGTTCAAATTAAGCCTGGAATTCAActaaaatctcatttattttaaatcacttttttatTCATAATGGTATGACAGGGGCCAAGTTACTAGCCCTTGATTTGACCAGAGTCAAAACATCATAGCTTTAGGTTCTTTTAAGGGAAGTGCagcatataaattatttttagttagaAACTTCAAATTTCACACTGTTCAGGTTGCAAAAACTCAAGGTAGAACATTTTTAGGAATAATTATTTCCAGGAAAGGCACTGTCCTTTATGACTATTATAAACACTATAAATCAAAACAGGACCCACCATAAAGATAAACATAACCAAATATGTCAAGGAGTTGTTAAAAGCCTAGCAAAGGTAGCTGACCCACTGAAGAGGGACTAGTCTATAAAATATGGTCCCACTGGTTTTCAGttgtttccttctgtttccagGATAAATTTAAGTgaagctgcatttttttttttaaggccacaAATCTGCTTTGAAAAAAAGGTATAACCTTTAGACTTGGTTTTGGTTTTTCAataggttggtttttttttttgctgcactgtgtggcttacaggatcttagttccccgaacaGGGAATTAATCTTCAGTGGAATCaagaaatcctaaccactggaccaccaggaaattccctaaaaCTGTTTATTATTAGTTCCAAGAAAGATTTTTTCCAGGCTAATTTTTGCTGCTGTTGTGAGCATttaatacacaaaaaataaagtttaaaattcttACAGTCAACATAATTAGGATGTTCCCGTAAGatgtttttatatagtttttcagCTTCATGGAATTCACACATCGCCTCATACAGCCTGGCTAAATTGTATGACGTTGTAACAGAAATGGCGTTATAATAATGTTCATCATGCTCAGCTTCTGCCTTTGCACGATCCAAAGATGCCAAAAAGTATTtctaggagaaagaaaagaaaattacattgtGAAGACTTGGTTGATACATCGAAAAAAGTGTGCAGTGAACTTAACAGTTCAAAAGAAGGTAGTCCTTCGTTCCTACCTTTGCCTCACCCAGATTTCCAAGTCTGAAATGAAGGGCACCCACATTATTCAGAATCTCTGGGGGGACATCGGCCTGCACTTTCTCCTGAAGGATGCGTGTTGCTGTTCCATAGGCTGACAGAGCACCCTGTATTTTCATGGTGGACGGAATAAGGTGtaagtgaaaaggagagaaacactATACCAGACTTACCAAAAACACATTAGGTAGATGAAAAATGTGATCAAATACCTGTATATCAGTCTGTTCTAAGATCTGTGCCAACTCAATCCAAGCTTCAACATCATCAGGATACTGTTCTGTGACCTTCTTCAAATGGCCCTGGGATAAAAAAGAGATCATTAAGCTAAGGCATTCCAACTCTAGGCTATGAAAGTAAGACGTGGTAGCTACTCTACCCTGTTTAATGTCAGCTGTTATTTCAACTGGAACAAACTCAGCTATCAAAACTGAGTTCAATATATTTCTATAAGCAATAACAAAAAATGAGCATCTAGGGATAGCTACCAGAAAATaactaagacttttaaaaatgtaccttGGCAATATCTCTTTTTTCTTGGTCTTCTGAGGCAGCATATAGAGAGCCAAGAATTTTCATGGTTTCATAATTATTAGGATAAGCTTTCAAAACTTTCTCAAAGCACTGAGATGCATTCTCTTTGTCACCTCGATAAATGTACATTTGTCCCAAACCAAAAAAAGGCAGCACAAAAGAGGATGAGGCAAACTGTGTGGCTTGATAGTAGTATTGGAAAGCTTGGTCATAATCTtcctacaaaatgaaaataaaacaagaccAATAATAcatacaaaagtttttaaaagatctgGAAAACCATTAAAGAATTAAGACACTCCAGGGTATAAAATTAACTTACCTGGACATGGAATGATCTAGCCAACTGATAGCAACTTTCTGCTTGCATGGCCTCCACTTCTGTATTATGGAATGCGTGGAGAGCCAAGTGCTGGACTTTACTGTAATCCTGAACAAGGAAGACCCAAAAATCAATGGGTGCGCTCCAACAACTCTACTGGTCTCAGTCATAGGGTTCCtcaaatttcactttaaaatttgttAACTGAATTAACAATAACAGCACTGTACCCATATTTACAAATCACTCTCCTTACTACCCGTGCTGATAAATGTAGGGAAGATGGGAACTAACATTTGTATAGTACTTAACATTTGCTCAGTATGtctattacttcatttaatccccacaataATCCTTTGAAGCATCAGGCCTATTTTTGTGGTAAGAAAACCCAAGAGAAGTTAAGTCCCTTATTAAAAGTAATGGGAGCAGTTATGATTTAATAAGAACTATTATATtcaagggcttctcttgtggctcaaatggtaaagaatctgcttgcaatgtgggagacccaggtttgatccctggatcgggaagatccctcagagaaggaaatggcaatccactccagtatccttgcctagagaattccatggacagaggagtctggtgagatacagtctatagggttgcaaaaaatcagacataacTAAGCGACTACACTTTCACTATATCCAAAGTACTCTGCTAGGTATACTTAAGTTCTAAGCTTAATCAACCTTCCCTGCAAAGTATGTCATTATTACCATTTTATTGATGGGAAAATAGAAACAAGTTTGTTACCCAAAGTGAAAAGCTAGAATCTCAGTTTACTTTCTTCCCCACTCCAAGGATATGTTCTATCACATGAAAATAACAAGTACCAGCACCTGGACCTGCATATAACTCTATTTGAATGCATGGGTCATGACCTTTCTACTAGATTTGACTTTCCTTTTGATTAATCTGCCAAGTGTCTCAAAGTCAGAGTTCATACATCGGGGTAGAAACAACATTTCAGTTTTAATAGGAATGTGTTTTATTCATCTGACCAGAAATCTGGTCTGATGTGTAAagcttttgacattttttttatattataaataataatgggATTGCAGCTTTTAACAGTGACTGTTTTCCATTAGGTAAGTATGTAATACGGATATTACATTTAACAACCCTAACTACCACCCCTCAAATCCTATAAAGTaggtattattactattttacaaGTGAGGCAATTAAGGTTTAGGGAAATCAGTATATTGGCCCAAAGCCAAGGAACTATATATAATGGTGATGCCAGAATCTGAACTAAGTGATTCAAACTCCAGACTTTTAATTACATGACACAGCCTTTAGCTAAATTTATATCTTGTTCACTGGAATGAGGGTATGGAAATAGCCTGTGTACCTTCTACAGCTGTTTTAATGACAAACTGAGAAAACATATGTAAACATGCTCTGTAAACCTTACAGACATATATTCAGTGCAAGAGGACCTCATGACACCCAGCACAGTACTGATCATAGATCAGCTGTTCAGTAACACTCAAACAGACTCCCTTGATTTACATATTTCACCTAGGTAATCTTTAAGGTTCTGAATATACTAATTGTGCTCAGTAGAAGCAAGTCTCTATCTTCAGCAGTGGAAGGGTGACTAGCATTGAAAACTAAAAATGCATTATTCTCATTGGTTCAAGGAAACTGTTCTAACATTTGTAAGCACTGACTACTAGATATGCACTCAAATATTCAGAATCATTAGTcttcagttttttgttgtttttttccaataaaaaccAATCTAACTTGTGTAAATGTTTTATCTTAAAACAGTAACacttcatttacttttaaaacatttccctcttctccttaaGTAGTTGCCTTTTAGTACTGTAACAGCTATAGCATAAAGCTTAATTAATAATTCACCATGAAAGGGGAGTATGCTTCTATAGCCAGGGAGAGTAAAGCATCATGGttaacagctgtgtgacctcagtgtATTAACTCCGCTTCCATGACTCATccacaaaattaagaaaatattaccTATCTCACAGGATTGTTTTGAATATTACATAAATTCATGGCATGCACTTTTAACAGTACTTGGCATTTAGTAAGGATAGAATGCATaccaacagcaacaataacagcaaTATAGCATCTATTACTAATAAGGATGGATGTAGTTTTGTGAACTTTTACTTAAATTGCTATTTAATTCAAGTTCTTGGTATAATTTAGTACCTAGTTGCAAAATGACTTATTGAACTCATGCTTACCAATTATATAAAAACTCTTCTAGTATTTGAGAAATCTAGAATGCCACTGCTCTAACAGAATTAGTGACAACTTTAAAAATGACATCatgatcaacatacaaaaataaacaagcaagaaATACTAAGACTATTTCATAGAGCTGTGCCTTTCTTCTTTCAGCTACCTAGTGATCATCTTCTAAAAACGTAGCTCAAGAGCGTTTTCCTTCTTGGTGGTAAACACTTTTCTTAACCACTTaatcatttcctctttcatttctctaCCACAGCAGGGTAGAGacctttatttttacatttacatttgttCACAAGTCTGGGTTTTCTATGAAACTGAACTCCTTGAGTGCAAAAACTGTCTTACTGAATTTCACACCTCCATCACAACACTGGATACAGTATACAGGGTCAATAATTAttaaatgattgaatgaatagACAGACATACCTAGATACTAATACAAACTCTAACTTGAAAAAACTCTCTTGATTCAAATTTCTTTTGAAGTTAAAAAGATAAAGTGTCAACCGCAGtgcagaaaagcaaagataaggatttaaaattaaacaacttTAATAAATGATTTCTCCTACCTTTTTGAAGAAAAAGTGATTTGCTAAGTGGTTTAATACCATAGGGTTGCTAGGATCAATAGTATAGGCTCTGGAAAGAAGTTGGACACCATTTTTGATGGAATCAGCCTAAGAGAAACACAGTGATGGCAGGGATGAGTGAAACATTACTTAAATAGCACTTTTTCAAAGTTTCCTTTCTAGTCTGAAGAAATAAGATTATACAAATCTAAGTTCAGATACCAAAATATAGTTCGTTTTAACTTTCTCACCAGcaataaaaaatttcaaacagtGATGGTGGGATtataaattggcacagccactataAAAACAGCATGAAGGTttctgaaaaaactaaaaatagaactaccatatgacccaacaattccactcctgggtatacagctgaaaaaacaaaaatattaataggaaaCACTACCTCAAAGTTCATAGcaccattatttataattgccgaGATatataacctaagtgtccatcaacagatgaatggataaagatgtgatacacacacatatacatacaatggaattcaacacagccataaaaaagaatgaaatgttgccatttgtaacaacatggatggacttggaaggcattacattaagtgaaataagtcacagaaagataaatgctgtatgaatctaaaaaatacaacaaactagtaaatataacaaaaaagaagcatactcacagatatagagaacaaactactgGTTACCAGTTAGGGAGGGGAGGGACAATAGAGGGGTTGGGAAGTGGGTGGCATAAGCTATGTTCAAGGATGTAGTGTACAACATGAAGAATATAGCCAAGATTTTGTAATAACGcaaatggaaaactataaaaatttataaaaaaactttaaaactataaaaattaaaggaaaaataatggaaataaattcAAATAGTGAGTTAAACTTTGAGAATTTAGCTTTCTTAACAGACTTTACTGCAGAAACACTGCCACTGGAAAGCATTTCCTGCCCTTTGAAATTGGGTGAATGTAGTAAATATACTTGATATCACTGTCCTAAACACTTTACTGCTAATCCCCAAGGCAAATAATAGAAAAGACTCCAAAAGATTGCATTTTTTAACAGCtctgttgagatataattcaatatataatttaatactaTTCACTTGACAAAACGGTCAGAAACTAAACAGTTTTTTTAATCACACACCTCTTTATTATTGAGTTCTAGAACAGCCAGTCCCACCAATGCTCCCACACACTTGGAATTGAGTTCCAGGGCTCTGCTGAATGCCAGACGAGCTTTCTCCAGTTTGTTAAGTTTCACAAAGCAATGGCCCATTCCTAAACGAACTTCcgctacaaaaataaaatcaagttatTTAGCCTGTCAAACTAAGGCATTCTTGggattcaaattttttaaaatgcttaaacaCTATTTTTAAGTTGCAAAATCCCAGAATTAACCTCAATACAATCACACTATAAAATCTCTGGGTGTATCACAATCTTGGCTTCACTGGAGGTCGGAAAACTGGAGGTCAGTCTTCCAATATGTCTGGCTATACTGTACCTTCAAGATCTAATTTTTAAAGAGCAATTTTTTAAACAGAGCTTCATTATAGCCTTAAATAAAGTGACTGGCTACATGCACATCTGCAGAACTAAGCTTATAAATGCTTCCCAATTTCAAAGCCATGCCAAAAGTCAACCATGTTCTTATCAAAGGCCAACCTCTCCAGTGCTCACTAGATGCTACCCCTTCTCATCTAAGGTCACTGCACCAGCAACCCTCCCCTCTTTTTCCTGCATCATCAAAATTTCCCTCTCAACTAGATCATTCTCATCCATACACACTCTCCTATCCTAAAAAATCCTCTCTTGATTCCATTTCTCTTTCCAGTGTCACTTCATTCCTACTTTCCCTAGAAAGTCAAGCTCCTTAGATTCTACACTTGCTGCCTCCaattcctttccttcccttttctctctggaCTCCACTCTGAGGAGTATCGCACCTCTATCATTCCAACAGAACTGCTTTTATCAAGGTCACTAATGATTTGTATGTTGCCAGATCCGATGAGCAACTTTCATTCCCTATTTTACTTGGCCTAACAACAGAATTTGACACAGTCTGACACCCCTCTCCTTCTGGAAACACttgacatttaatttaaaatttgctaaatgaatgtgattttggaaagaaaaaagtataggGCAAAAAGATGTATTAAGAACTACTTCTACTCAGCCTTTGAatcaaatatcaatattttaagtTGGATCATTTACAGCTTAGacttgaagtttttcttttacCTGGACAACCTGGGTTAGTCCGCAAAGCTTTCTTATAGTAAGCTAGAGCGCCTCTGTAATCCTTCTTGTTGAAAGAAATGCAAGCTTTACctgtaatgatttttaaaaataaacatgcactTATTAAAGAACTCAAGTGTTATATACTCTCCACTAACTCATCTAGATCAAATATATCTCCCAGtaaaaaacaatcaaaaatagtaaaaatgattTCATATTTAAACTTGCTTTCCATAAGGATGTATTAGCCTATGTCTATAAATAGAATAGTCCtatatttatgtgaaatgttataaaacaaaaattagctTAGAGTTGTCCAAATAGATTGTTTACTGATTCTCTAGAAGTAGATTACAAATTATGCTTAACTAGTATATATTCTATTTCTGTAATTTCAACAGAAATGATGATCTACTGCAATAAGTTTTttccgtttttgtttttttggccatcctTGGCCATGAAAGCACTAAGTCccaaccaatggaccaccagggaactccctacaagagttttttttttttctctttttttttttttttttttgcgcgtTGGTGCCCGCAGGTGGCAGGCTGGccagtttttttgctttttaaaattttatttatttttagctgcactaggtctttgttACTGCATGTAGgatctctctagttgcagtgaatgggAGCTCCTTtttatggtgcacgggcttctcattgtggtggattctcttgttgtggagcacaggctctaaagcactcaggctcagtagttgaggtacatgggcttagctgctccatggcatggggaatcttcccggaccaaggattgaacccatgctccccgcagtggcaggtggattcttaaccactggaccaccagggaagtcgcctccccatcccatgagggttttatttttaataaggtaAAGCTCTTCTATTTTGCTGCCCAGCCCAGTTACTAAGGAGCTATCAACAAAGAGATGTATTTTAGGCACATGCTGAAAAATAAAGATTCCTAAGATGGTTGCTGAAAATGACTTACCAAGCAGTGCTGGAATATTATTTGGAGACTggttgagtacaaaatgaaactgtGCATCAGCTTGATCCATTTTGTCACCTTCAAGAAGGCAGAAGCAGGCTCTTCCCAACAAATGGTTCTGAAAAAGTAATGTACCATTTTACACTTGACTTTACCCAGGACTAACCATGATTTAAGACAAATGTgtaacatgaaaatgaaaaccatacAGGAGAGAAGTTGAACATCACACAAATTCCTCTATCACTATAGTGTGTTTAAACTATCAGTAAGCAATTGTTAattacaaattgagaaattatccCAAAATGCAAGTTGTCTATATCAGGAAAAAGgacaaaatgaaaagttcaaactccttaaaatacatttgaaattcaCCTGAGGATGTTAGAATTACCAACTCAACATGTTTATAAATTTCTATGCTAAATCTGCCCATATTAATTCAACAGTAtaagaaatttctattttaataaggAACCCTTCTCCTTTTTGACTATTTTTAtcaaccatattaaaaaaaattttttttagaaactcTGTTGCTTATTACACACATTTTGCTTTCATGTGgcaattttttcctctttcataaaTTCAAAGAAATCTGACTTAATTTACCTGATCATACATAATAATTTTATCTGCCATTGTATACAATAGGGTTGCCTGTGTAATAAGATCCTTCTTGTTGTCCTTATTCTTTTCCTTACGAGCCTGTTGAACATAATAGGCCGCCAATGTATCCAAGCAAGTCATCTGGTCTTTTTCATGGTCTCTATAATCCAAATTGCCATCTATACGCGCTGCTTCCAACAACTTGACAAACTCTTCTGTTTTCCCTTGCTTGTAGTATTCCAGCTATAAGGCAAATAATCAAGTTAGAATTATTGTATGTCCATACAAAAagttgtacacaaatgtttacagAGGCTTTATATGTAATAGGCCCCAACTGGAAACAAACAAACTGTTGATGAAAAGGTGAACGGACAATCCGTGGTCTATCTGTACAATGGCTACTGCTCAGCAGTAAAAGGAGCTACTGGATATATGCGACTATGTGGATAAACCTCAAACTAATCTTCAGTGACAAAAAGCTGATCAGGGCTTGCATGGGCactattttgctttcatttggcatttttttcctctttcataaaTTCAAAGAAATCTGACTTAATTTACCTGATCATACATAATAATAAGTGCCTGGGCACTatgggagggtggggaagggagagttGGGGGGAAAGTTTCAGGGGCAATGGatatatgtgttattttaaatatggtgatcatttcacaggtGTATATATGTGCTAAAACTTCTCAAATGTCTGTGTTgtattcagtagctcagtcacgtTTGCAGTTTACTACAGTGAATTATACCTAATCAAgttgcttaaaaaattaaaatcactacAAATGTTTCCATCGCCTTACTCAGCAATAATTGATTTCAAACTAAATCAGagccaaagagagaaagaaatagtgaGAGGTATAAAGAATTTCAAACAAAAAACTTGGGTTCTAGTTCTAGATCCACCAAAAATTATCTATGACTTTGGGCCTGTTGAATAACTTCTGTGGATATCTGTTTCATTTGTTAATAATATAAGGAATATCCATCATTAGCCCCTTACTTTGGGCCATAAACAATGCCAGGAGTTTCACAGACATTATCTCTAATCTGTACAACTATCTTTTAATTCAGTGTTAACAACCTCCTattttagatgaggaaataggCTCAGAAGATAGATCATTTGTTGAAGGTCACGGAATTAGCAGCTGAGCTGGAGTTTGAACAAAGGCCTTTCTAAACCTAAAGCCTacattctttcttgttttaacAACCTGTAGCCCACAATGGTTCATGAATTTATCTTACTACAGGTGTCATGCTAACCCTGCAAGACTCCAATTTTCATATAAGTGCTGTGAAAGGAGGCATTcgtactaaaaaaaaaacttaagtacccttctggttttaaaaaaaaatgagtgaaaagcATTAATGGCCTGTTTTCCAAAGACTGAGAAAACTTAGCACTTCGGGTCAGGAAGGCACTGCTT comes from Cervus elaphus chromosome 1, mCerEla1.1, whole genome shotgun sequence and encodes:
- the CTR9 gene encoding RNA polymerase-associated protein CTR9 homolog, giving the protein MSRGSIEIPLRDTDEVIELDFDQLPEGDEVISILKQEHTQLHIWIALALEYYKQGKTEEFVKLLEAARIDGNLDYRDHEKDQMTCLDTLAAYYVQQARKEKNKDNKKDLITQATLLYTMADKIIMYDQNHLLGRACFCLLEGDKMDQADAQFHFVLNQSPNNIPALLGKACISFNKKDYRGALAYYKKALRTNPGCPAEVRLGMGHCFVKLNKLEKARLAFSRALELNSKCVGALVGLAVLELNNKEADSIKNGVQLLSRAYTIDPSNPMVLNHLANHFFFKKDYSKVQHLALHAFHNTEVEAMQAESCYQLARSFHVQEDYDQAFQYYYQATQFASSSFVLPFFGLGQMYIYRGDKENASQCFEKVLKAYPNNYETMKILGSLYAASEDQEKRDIAKGHLKKVTEQYPDDVEAWIELAQILEQTDIQGALSAYGTATRILQEKVQADVPPEILNNVGALHFRLGNLGEAKKYFLASLDRAKAEAEHDEHYYNAISVTTSYNLARLYEAMCEFHEAEKLYKNILREHPNYVDCYLRLGAMARDKGNFYEASDWFKEALQINQDHPDAWSLIGNLHLAKQEWGPGQKKFERILKQPATQSDTYSMLALGNVWLQTLHQPTRDREKEKRHQDRALAIYKQVLRNDAKNLYAANGIGAVLAHKGYFREARDVFAQVREATADISDVWLNLAHIYVEQKQYISAVQMYENCLRKFYKHQNTEVVLYLARALFKCGKLQECKQTLLKARHVAPSDTVLMFNVALVLQRLATSVLKDEKSNLKEVLNAVKELELAHRYFSYLSKVGDKMRFDLALAATEARQCSDLLSQAQYHVARARKQDEEERELRAKQEQEKELLRQKLLKEQEEKRLREKEEQKKLLEQRAQYVEKTKNILMFTGETEATKEKKRGGGGGRRSKKGGEFDEFVNDDTDEDLPVSKKKKRRKGSGSEQEGEEEEGGERKKKKRRRPPKGDEGSDDDETENGPKPKKRRPPRAEKKKAPKPERLPPSMKGKIKSKAIISSSDDSSDEDKLKIADEGHPRNSHSNSDSDEGERRKKGASSESDSDENQNKSGSEAGSPRRPRRPRSDEDSDSDQPARKRRPSGSEQSDNESLQSGRSRSAGSEMDSRPASPSVESDHDSERASDNEGSGPGSGNESEPEGSNNEASDRGSERGSDDSD